The sequence GTAATTTATAATTCTTTAATAAAGAAGGCATTATATTAAAGAAAGCATCAGTAATTTTATTGATTTACTTTAAAACAATACGTTAAAAAAGCTTCGCTAATATTTGATTTATATATGTTATAAAGACGCTGAAAAGAGACTGATTGACTAGGGGGTATTTGCCCGTATTAAGTTCAAGGGAGCAAATACCCCAATTAGCTTTTTATTTAAACAGCTATAAAAATTTCCACTTCCGAGTTTTCTCCATTTTGGGATTTAGCCCCGTATACTTCAAAATCATAAGTATATTTTCGTCCTAAAACACTGTCTTTTCCCCAAATCTCAATCCAAGTATTAACGACAGCTTGCGGCATTGCACCTTTAGCCACAAACACTTGAAATTTTTCCGCTGGAAAATGACGACCAACCAACCCTTCTGGCACATGGTCAAGGCTCGAAACCTTCATGCCCAAAACGGTCGTATATGCTCCCCTATAATCGCTTTCATAGTCCGTATAAATAGACAAAATTTCGTCTGAAACCTTGTTAGGGATTTGCG is a genomic window of Flexibacter flexilis DSM 6793 containing:
- a CDS encoding GyrI-like domain-containing protein — its product is MNGFNVIGIAVRTTNANQQAAQDLGKLWETFFSQNIMAQIPNKVSDEILSIYTDYESDYRGAYTTVLGMKVSSLDHVPEGLVGRHFPAEKFQVFVAKGAMPQAVVNTWIEIWGKDSVLGRKYTYDFEVYGAKSQNGENSEVEIFIAV